The Acidithiobacillus ferrooxidans ATCC 23270 genomic interval GAGGCACGCCGCTCGCACCCTTGGCAGACGCTTCGCTGGCAAAACGCTCTTCGAGAATGTTTTTGCCAGCGCTTGGGCGAGGCTTGCCGTCACCGCGCTCAATTTGTTACCGACATGTCCCTGCGTATGCCTGCTGGAGGGCTGGCAACCTGTGGCACCTGAAATTCAGCGAAACTTAAATCTACATAGAGATCATGACTCACTAAATGCAGGGCAAAGCGTGACTATGTATCTTTCACTGACCACCCACATAGTGAATTATATCATTTAGCCACTATATTATGATTTGGTATGAAGACTTTTTGCGATGGTTTCTCCTGTCTCTGCATCTGCACCGGGCTCGAGCGCCTTAGTTACTGGTCCGCCCGTTGTTGGCGATTCCGAACGTTCTTCTTCCTTCATCGCCTGCCGGAAACTTTTTATGGCGGAGCCTAGATCACCTCCTATATTCTTTATTTTTGATGTCCCGAAAAGCGCCATAACGATCAACAACAAAATAATCAAATGTGGAAGACTGAATATATCCATGGTCATATCCTCACTGGTTGACTCATGCCCTTACTCTGATCTGTCCAGCCCGGCAACACCTCCACTAATAGTGCCAACATTAAATTTTATTAACATGTCATGCCTGGCCGACCGTATGCACTAAATTCACCAACCAATGATCATGATATACTAATCCTGGCAGGTTGAACAAGGTTGATGACCGTGAGTCGGCGGGCGCCGGATGCGGCACCGTGACAGTGGCGTTCTCGGGCATGCAGGTGCCGGGGAGTGGTCTCAACGGGGAAAACGTGACATCCTCCTGTTTGGGAGGCTACGAACAGCTTATGATACCTTCAGGATCACCACGCTTAGACTAGGCATGTGGGCGTTTTTATCACGAGCGCCTTTGTGGAACTTTTCCATTGAATATGGGGAGATGCTGGATATCTAATATCACTTATGGAGTGATCTGTGCATGCGCTGCGGCCTGATCCAATACCTCTGGTCCATAGCCCGCAGAATATGGAATTGGTCGTTCACTCCTGGCGCCAGAGAGTTGCGCGACTTGACGGCTTATGGGGTTGCCGGTGCGGTGCTCTGTGGTAGTGCTGCCTATCTGATATTATCCCATGATACCCTGGACATACTCGCAGCGGCAGCGAATGGTCTTCTTTGGGGCATTATCATTGGTTTGAAACTATGACCAGACATAAACTCACGAACCATGACGACGATGAGTCTTTGCAAAATGACGTCATACCAGTTAGCGGCCCTGCCGTCCTTTAAGAAACCACCCTGGCCTGCGAAAAAATTGGACCAGCCTGGCAAAGAAAACGCGTGCGGCCACAACAAAAGGCGGGATGCGGGTCACCCTGGCAAGAAAATGACCGAAGATGACCATCCCCACCGCGGGCACGAGAAAGAACACAATGATCCCCCATACGAGCCACGTCGGAACGGTTTGATTGTTGGCCTGCGCGACCTGTTCCACCGGTGACGGCGGTTCCCATTCTTTATTTTCACTGATGGGCGCTGTATCCATCCGGGCAGGTAATGAACCGTGCATACCGGTGAGCTTTTCCGCGCGCATCGCCTTGACGATGGCGACATTCTCAAAATCCATGTAAGTGGTGGTTATCGGCCACCCTCGCCAGACCTTGACTTCCATGCCACCGCCCTCTTTCCAGCGTGCTATGACTGGCCCATGGTTGATGTCGCCGGTTATACTGCTTGGCCGTCCATACTTATACGTGACCATGGTGATAATGTTTTGGACCTGCCTGGTGTCCCCGAAGCTGGGGAATTTATACTCGGCAAGCGCAAACCGGTTATGTCTGTCATACTCCACAGAAAACATACTTGCGCCTTGCAGTTGTGGCAACTGCCCGTTTATCCGGTAGGTGTCGGACCATTGCTGGGGGCCGTTCGGAATAGGGGGAAGGCCTGCTTTCTCTAAAGCAGGCGTCAGCGTCGTGCGCGTCGCGTCCTGTAGAGGAACACCAAAAAGCAAAAGAGGCGCAGCCGTCGCGCTTCCGAGCCAAGCCCATAGCGATATGGCCACAATAAAACGCATCCTGATCACCTGCTCACCCTCCCCTACTATGGATATACCCTACTGTACATACTCCGCATGATGTCCATTGCTGCTTCACTGCGTTCAACAAGCGGGATGACGATAATCGCCCAGATTCCATACTGGCGCAGAGTCGGGGCAGATGCACTAATCAGTGGCGCTAATGTAGTAAGAAACCAGCGCATCATCTTCCACCCTCTCTGCTGGCAATGTCAGAGCTATTCTCTGACAGCACCATTATGAACAGCATTTGTCCCCCCGCCAAGATGTGGGGCCGACTTCGACCGCTTTACGACCTCCCCAGGACCACCACGGATATCACGAGCACCGCCATGAGCTTCGTCGTTTTGCGCTCAGGCGCGGTCCATGATCTTGTGTGATCTGGTAATGGCGAAAGGTCTGATGGCCGCAATCTATAAGGGTTTACTGTATAATTTGATCATCAACAAGACCGCACAGCGGTATTGTATCACCACGACGTATCGGCGGTTATTTTCGGTGCCGGGCAGGCCCCACCACAGAGGGTTTTAGCAACAACCATACACGCGGTTATACGACACTCATGGTTTGCCATCCTGAGCCCTCCTCTTTGTCGATCATTTTTCTGGCGACCGCGTCCAACGTTGAAGGGCAGGGTTTGGTATTGGCCTTTGCATATACGCATTACCTACCACGGCAGTATGAGTAATTGCCCAACATTTGTTGGAATGTAGTGCATCTCTGGGTGAACGCACCTCGGAAAACGCCGCGATCCTCTTTACGTTGAAAATTTTCCTATTATACTAAAATTGGTAGAGTTAGTTTTATACTTACCATCCAAGGAATAATAGATGATGTTATAATCACGCTACAGGTGAACAAGGAGGCATCATGAAACTCACATCACGCCATTTCGCTATCACCTTACTCGCCGGCACCATCGGTTTGATAAGCAGCACCGCCGCTTGGGCCTATGAGGGTCAGCAGTATGCTCAGGAGGCACGCATCAGCCCAGACAAGGCGGAGACCATCGCCATGAACGCCAGTAGGCCCTGCGGATTTCGACTAAGCAAGGGCTTTTTTCATCCTCTGCAAGCAAAGACCATCGCCAAACAGACCTGCCCCCCGAACACTGCCAAAGTCACCGGTATGAAGTTGGAAAAAGCCCCCGGCGGTAGTGGCCTGCGTTATGTTGTCGACGTTAGCCGCGAAGACCTGATGTACACTATCTCCATTGATGCAAAAACAGAGAAACTCTTGGAGATGGTGATTCTGCCGGGCGGTTCCAAGCCCTGAATGGCCACCAGACAAAGTCGCCAAATCCGTCCCCGCAAATCTGCATATAGTGGCGCGGAGTGACGAAGGCATCCCGCCAGCGCCGTGCAACATGCATGTGCAGCGCTGGCGACCTTGGCTTAGGCTGCGCTCATGGGTTTCCACAGCCACTCACAAAACCCGCAGCAACAGGCACGTTAGCCGTGCGAGAACACCAACAAACCTACCGTCTCCAGCGTTTGGCCAGCGGTAAGCGTCCTGTATGAATGTCCTCGGTTTTGCAAGATGTCATAATTTTGGAGAAGAGGTCGACTGCACACATGTATCCGGCCTGTTTGTAGATATTGTTCTGGCCCCTACGGGTAATCCGCATATCTGTTCCTCATCAAAGCAACGGCCTGTACCTCGACCAAGACGCTTCCCAGGTTTCCCAGATATCGGTTCGACCAATTCGCCATCTTCACGTTATCACGCATATGAATTCCCCCGTACGTTGCCAGACGTCGACTGTTTTACTCGTGATGGCAGGAATCGTTACTAAAGGCCCTCAGATTCCATCTGGAGCTTGGATATACCTATCCCGTCACGCTGCTCCCAAGTTCGAACTTCGACCGGCACGCACCATCCGATGCTTGGATTGGGTCAGGTATGTCGGATAACCGACGGTGTAATCACGGCAACCTCGCCAGAGAACACCGCACCGGAAAGCTTACTTTCTGATCGCCATGTTTGTAACTAATAATATTATATTGTTCGCATGTATTGTTGTTCCGTGTTTTTAACGGCCGCTGAATTTGATGTCCCGCTCTACGACCTGGACAGATTTGTAACTGTGTGATAACACCTGATATGATGAGGTTTCATATAGCTGGGTTAGTTCGTTCCCCTGTGGAGCACTTGGCTTTGCTGGAGGCAGCGCTATGCTGCATGAGTCGGGCCCTATTGCGCCGTCACCTGGTCTATAGGTCATTTATAACCTGATGTGCAGGGATGTTTCGCGACATTGTTTACTTACTTTCGGTATCTTTTATAAAGATCCATAACCCGTCACCTATGGTGTATTTTTAATATGCATTCCACTAACCACGCCATGTCTCATGGCGCCTTGAACCTCCAGCGCGTTTTGCTGCTACGCGGAATGGCTGTCATCGGCCAATGCATGGCCATAGCCGTGGTTACGATCATTCTCAAATGGCACATACCCATATGGCATTTGGCGGCGGTAGTCGCCATAGAAATACTCCTGACAATGGCCACCACTGTTCGCCTTACTTTCCAGTGGCCTATCAGCAACCATGAGTTCTTTGCGCAGATCCTGGCCGATGTTGCCATTCTGGTGGCCCTCCTATATTTTTCCGGGGGCCCTACCAATCCATTTATCGCCTTACTGTTGTTACCATTAGTTATTACCGTTGCCACCCTTCCAAAAATATACGGGTGGTCAATGGCGGCGATAACCGTATTGTGCTATTCAGGATTGATGGCTTCTTATGTACCGCTACCACTACATGCTCTTGCCACATACGAAATGAAGTTGCACATATGGGGGATGTGGTTTGAATTTATTATAATTGCCGGCGCTATCAGCTATTTCGTCAAACGCATGAGCGACAGCCTGCAGGAACGGGATCAGGCTATCGCCCATGCGCGCGAAGAAAAACTGATGATGGATCGCGTTGTTGACCTAGGTGCTTTGGCGGCCGGTGTTGCTCATGAGCTGGGGACGCCTCTCGCCACTATGACGATAATAACCAAGGACCTGCAGCAGGACTATAAAGAAACCCAGAATCTTTCGGAAAGTCTGGGTATTTTGTATGAACAGCTGCAGCGGTGTAAACGCATTCTCAGCACAATGTCTGCTTCCGCTGGCCAGTTGCAGGCATCGAGCGGTTGCCAGCTACGCATCGAAGAATACCTCAATGATATCATTACCAAATGGGGCGATGCTCGTCCGGGTATTCACGTCGAATTTCGTTCAGATGGCTCCGGATCGACTGCAAAAATTGTTGCGG includes:
- the tatA gene encoding twin-arginine translocase TatA/TatE family subunit, producing the protein MDIFSLPHLIILLLIVMALFGTSKIKNIGGDLGSAIKSFRQAMKEEERSESPTTGGPVTKALEPGADAETGETIAKSLHTKS
- a CDS encoding PepSY domain-containing protein, with translation MKLTSRHFAITLLAGTIGLISSTAAWAYEGQQYAQEARISPDKAETIAMNASRPCGFRLSKGFFHPLQAKTIAKQTCPPNTAKVTGMKLEKAPGGSGLRYVVDVSREDLMYTISIDAKTEKLLEMVILPGGSKP
- a CDS encoding ATP-binding protein, encoding MHSTNHAMSHGALNLQRVLLLRGMAVIGQCMAIAVVTIILKWHIPIWHLAAVVAIEILLTMATTVRLTFQWPISNHEFFAQILADVAILVALLYFSGGPTNPFIALLLLPLVITVATLPKIYGWSMAAITVLCYSGLMASYVPLPLHALATYEMKLHIWGMWFEFIIIAGAISYFVKRMSDSLQERDQAIAHAREEKLMMDRVVDLGALAAGVAHELGTPLATMTIITKDLQQDYKETQNLSESLGILYEQLQRCKRILSTMSASAGQLQASSGCQLRIEEYLNDIITKWGDARPGIHVEFRSDGSGSTAKIVAEHTLTQALTNIFNNAADESPDYVEIDVHCSDHDVVIDVCDLGRGVTPEIARDVGQPFVSKKEDGLGLGLFLATTIINRLGGSVSLFSRREGGSCTRVVFPLTSLLISTNN